The genomic window CTCGTACATTCCTAGTGTTGTGGAGTAGACATCTGTCGGAAACTGGTCCGTATCCCATCCTAGAAGCAAGTCTCCCTGGTTTGCATCAACACTTCCAAGAAGACCATTGATCCTGGCAAATCTCAGTTCATGCTGAAAGTCATGTCCGGCAAGGGTTGCGTGATTGGCCTCAACATTGAACTTGAAGTGCTCTTCAAGACCGTACTTTCTCAGGAAAGACAATGCATTTGCCACGTCGAAATCGTACTGGTGCTTCGTAGGTTCCATGGGTTTCGGTTCTATCAGGAATTGGCCTTCGAACCCGATTTCCTTCGCATAATCTACAGCCATGTGAAAGAATCTGGCAAGATTTTCTATCTCTAGACTCATATTGGTGTTAAGAAGAGTCTCATACCCTTCTCTTCCTCCCCAGAATACGTAGTTTTTACCGCCCAGCTCTTTTGTAACTTCAATCGCTTTCTTCACCTGAGCAGCAGCATAGGCATAGACATCCGCATCGCAAGATGTGGCAGCCCCATGCATGAATCTCGGGTGCGCAAACAAGTTTGCCGTTCCCCAAAGTATTCCGACGTTGCTTGTTTTTAGATGATCGGAAATATGTCTCACTATCTCATCGAGATTGTTGTTTGTCTGCCGCAGAGTATTTCCCTCAGGGGCAATATCTCGATCATGAAAACAGAAGTAGTCAATGCTTAGCTTTTCGCAGAACTCAAACGCTGCATCGACCTTAAGCTTTGCCAGAGTCATAGGATCCTTAACGCTGTCCCAGCTTCTTCTCGCTGTCGGCTGACCGAACATGTCTAGTCCATCACCCTTGAAGGTATGCCAGAAAGCCACAGCAAATCTCAGATACTCTCTCATAGTGGTCCCCATGATTGTCTCTTCAGGGTTGTAGAAACTGAACGCAAGCGGGTCGCGATTATCCGGCCCTTTGTACTGAATTCTCTCTATCTTGTCGAAAATGCTCATTGCAGTCCCTCCTTTCAGTTGACAATTTCCTGCTGCAAGCGGCTAATCTCTCCGAAACGTTCTTTCATGCTAATATATAGATCCTTGTATATCCTGAATACCCTGTCGTATACACTCTTCGCGTTTTCGTTTGGTCTGTATTCTCTCTTCATCTTTATCCACGATGAAGAATCCAGACCCAATGCCTTAGAAGCAAGGCGAGCAGAACCGTACGCGGGACCTTCATCGACTTCGGGAAGCCAAATCGTCTTCCCAAGGTTATCTGCCACTATCTGGCACCAAGTATCGCTTCTCGAACCTCCCCCGACGATTCTCACATCATTCATGTCTGACCCTAGGCCCTCAATCAGCTCAGCCCCTTCTCTCAAGGCATAAACCACACCCTCGTAGATGCTTCTGAAAATATCCCCCTTGCTGTGGAAGGATGACAAGCCGAATATGGTACCTCTTGCATTCGGATCACGATGAGGAGTCCGATCGCCGTTCAGG from Mesotoga sp. Brook.08.105.5.1 includes these protein-coding regions:
- the xylA gene encoding xylose isomerase: MSIFDKIERIQYKGPDNRDPLAFSFYNPEETIMGTTMREYLRFAVAFWHTFKGDGLDMFGQPTARRSWDSVKDPMTLAKLKVDAAFEFCEKLSIDYFCFHDRDIAPEGNTLRQTNNNLDEIVRHISDHLKTSNVGILWGTANLFAHPRFMHGAATSCDADVYAYAAAQVKKAIEVTKELGGKNYVFWGGREGYETLLNTNMSLEIENLARFFHMAVDYAKEIGFEGQFLIEPKPMEPTKHQYDFDVANALSFLRKYGLEEHFKFNVEANHATLAGHDFQHELRFARINGLLGSVDANQGDLLLGWDTDQFPTDVYSTTLGMYEIIKNGGLNPGGLNFDAKVRRGSYEEKDLFSSHIAGMDTFALGLKAAAKLLQEGTLEDLLKERYRSFDSGIGKEIEEGRASFKSLEEYIIDKESPLPEPSRQEYLERLVNWSIVSAGR